In Nissabacter sp. SGAir0207, the genomic stretch GAAGCGTCGACCACCAGTGGTGCAGCGGCGAAGGAACCTGGGCGGCTTTCTTTCTCCTGGGCGCGATTCTGCCCATGACAACCTCTCTTGCAACGCGGTCTGCCAGAAGGCAGAAGTAATACGGCGCCGTGGTCAGCAACGCTGCCATGACACATTGAGTATAGTCTGATAACTGCTTGAAGCAGAAAGAGACAGCGGGGCGACTTGCGCGGGGGCAGATCGGGGTTTTCCCGGCGCGCCATTGTTTCTGTTTCGTTACCAAAAGTCACCCATCCTGACGCAAGATTTTACCCCAATCCCTTGCGCTGCTATGCTCTGCCTTCGACTTTTTATCGATTTAAGGAAAACGCATGACAACCCCTTCTTATGACAGCGTAGAAGCGCAGGCGAGCTACGCCATCGGCCTGCAAGTGGGACAGCAGCTGCAAGAGTCTGGCCTGGAAGGCCTGCAACCTGACGCCCTGGCCGCTGGCCTGCGTGACGCGCTCGAAGGGATCGCGCCGGCGGTGCCGGTGGACGTGCTGCACCGTGCACTGCGTGAGATGCATGAGCGTGCGGAGTCCGTGCGCCGTGAGCGCCAGCAGGCGATGGCCGTGGAAGGCCAGCAGTTCCTCGAGCAGAACGCGGAGCGTGAAGGCGTGAGCCGTACCGAGTCCGGCCTGCAATTCTCCGTCATCACCCAGGGCGAAGGCCCGATCCCAAGCCGTCAGGACCGCGTGCGCGTGCACTACACTGGCCGCCTGATCAACGGTGACGTCTTTGACAGCTCCGTGGAGCGCGGTGAGCCGGCAGAGTTCCCGGTGAGCGGCGTGATCCCAGGCTGGATCGAAGCGCTGACGCTGATGCCGGTGGGCTCCAAGTGGCAGCTCTACATCCCGCACAACCTGGCCTACGGTGAGCGTGGCGCAGGCGCGTCGATTCCTCCTTACAGCGCGCTGATCTTTGACGTCGAGCTGCTGGAAATCCTGTAAGCTTCATTTTCCCGTTTCATGTGTGTAAGCAAAAGGCAGCGCCGTTACCGGCACTGCCTTTTTTATTGGCGGGTTATTTCGCCTGAAGATCGAGGCGGTAGAGGGCAAACCCGATGTCGTCACTGCCCTGACGGCTCATCGGGTACTGCGCCTTCTGTTTAATGAAGGCCGTCGCTTTGTCGCTGGGTGAAGTCTCGAAGGTGATGTTCAGCGGCTGTGGGCTGGTGATGGGCGCCAGCCGCCAGTTGTTGTCCGCTGATGGGGTAACCTCGCCATGCGCCTGGCTCTCGGCGGTGATGTAGTTGGCCAGCACGCTGCGGTTCTCATCCGGCGAGGCGAAGGCGATGTGGCTGTCGCCGGTGCCAGCGAACTTGCCGCCATAGGCGCGATAGTTGTTGGTCGCCACCAGGAAGGTTGCCGCCGGATCGATGGGCTTGCCCTGCCAGGTGAGCTGGCGGATGCGCTCGGCGTTGGGGTGGATCATCTGGCACTCACCGTCATAGCGCGCCGGTTGGGTGACATCAATCTGGTACTGCACGCCATCGATCACGTCGAAGTTATAGGTGCGGAAGCCCTCCCAGTTGATCAACGGCTGCGGCTGGCTGCTCTGCGGATCGATGCGGTTGAACAGCCCGGCCGAGCACTCGAGCCACTCCTTCACCTCTTTGCCGGTCACTTTCAGCACCACCAGCGTATTGGGGTAGAGGTAGAGATCGGCGGCGTTGCGGTAGGTTAGCTCGCCCTTTTCCACCTCGACATAGCCAGCCGGATCGTTCTTGCGGCCACCGGCCTTAAAGGGCGCGGCGGCGGAGAGCACCGGCAGGTTCGCCAGGTCTGGATCGCCCTGAATAAAGTGCCGGGTGTAGGCGGTCTGGGCATTGTTGACGATCTGCACCGTCGGGTCATCCTGTACCAGCGACAGGAAGCTGACCATGCTGTCACTGGCCTTGCCGATTGGCTGGCTGACAAACTCACGCGTCGCCTTGTGTGCCTCCGCCACCCGGCCGACCAGCTCATGGTCTTCGGCGGCCAGCGAGGCTTTGGCAGCGGTGTCATAGATGGGCCGCGCCTCGGCGCGCGCCTGCACTACCTGCCAGTTGCCGCCATCATTATTCAGTTGCAGATCGACAATGCCGAGGTGATCGCCCCACTGGCCGGGCATCACCGCTGGCGTGCCATTGAGCGTGCCCTGTTTGACATCCGCGCCCTTGATATCGGCAAAGTCACTGCTGGGGAAGACGGCGTGGGCATGGCCAAACATGATGGCGTCGATGCCCGGCACCTGGCTGAGGTAGTAGACAGAGTTCTCCGCCATCGCCCGGTACGGCTCCGCTGACAGCCCGGAGTGCGGGATGGCCACCACCACTTGCGCGCCCGCTTTGCGCATCTCCGGCACCCACTTCTTCGCCGTCTCGGTGATGTCCGCCACCTGCACCTTGCCCGCCAGATTGGCCTTGTCCCACACCATGATTTGCGGTGGTACAAAGCCGATGTAACCGATGCGCAGCGTATGGGTGTTGCCGTCACGATCCTTGACCTGCTTCTCCTCAATCAGGTAGGGCTTGAGCAGCGGCTGGCCGGTGGCGGCGTCCAGTAGGTTAGCGTTGATGTAGGGGAAGGCCGCACCTGCCAGCGCCCGTTTCAGGAAATCCAGCCCGTAGTTGAATTCGTGGTTGCCAACGTTGCCGACCGAGTAACCCAGCGGGTTCATCGCCAGATAGACCGGGTGCACCTCGCCCTGACGCCATCTCTTCTTCGCCATGTAGTCGCCAAGCGGGCTGCCTTGGATCAGGTCGCCGTTATCCACCAGCACGCTGTTGGTGGCCTGCTGGCGCGCCTGTTTAATCAGGCTGGCGGTACGCGCCAGACCGAACTTTTCGGTGGGCGCATCCTTGTAGTAGTCGAAATCCATCATGTTGCCGTGCAGATCGCTGGTTTCCATGATGCGCAGGTCAACCGTGGCTGCCTGAGCGCCAGCGCAGGCGGCCAGCAGGCACAGGGCGAGGGTAGGGTTCCTCATCATTGCTCTCCATGATTAATGAACGAATATCGCAAAACAGGGTGCAAATGCACCATAGCGCACAAAATAAACGTGAAGTATGGGGCAATTCAGCGCGGGAAACTGCGTAAGCGGTCACGCCGGGCGCGGGCAGGGGCCGAAAGGGGAGGATTCAGACAGTGGGACGGTAGATCTTCACGGCAAAAAAAACTAGGCTGCTTAATAAGATTCTGAATGCAGAGGTGCATGATGTTAGAAAATATTTGCCAGCTGGCGCGGGACGCGGGCGCGGCGATTTTGGAGGTCTATGAGGGCCGCCAGCCGATGGATGTAGAGGTGAAAACCGACGACTCGCCGGTGACAGCCGCGGATCTGGCGGCGCACCGTGTGATCAAGCGTGGGCTGGAGGCGCTGACGCCAGAGATCCCGCTCCTGTCGGAAGAGGATCCGCCCGCTTGGGAGGTGCGCCGCAATTGGACGCGTTACTGGCTGGTCGATCCGCTGGATGGCACCAAGGAGTTCATCAAGCGCAATGGTGATTTCACCGTGAACATCGCGCTGGTGGAGGATGGCAAGCCGGTGCTCGGCGTGGTCTACGTGCCGGTGACCGGGGTGATGTACTCCGCCGCCGACGGCAAGGCGTGGAAAGAGGAGAACGGCCAGCGCGTGCAGATCGCGGTGCGTGACGCCCGCCCGCCGCTGGTGGTGGTGAGCCGCTCCCACGGCAGCCAGGAGTTGCAGGACTATCTGGCGCAGCTCGGCGAACACCAGACCGTGGCGGTCGGCTCTTCGCTGAAGTTCTGTCTGGTGGCCGAGGGCAAAGCGCAGCTCTACCCGCGCTTCGGGCCGACCTCCATCTGGGACACCGCCGCTGGCCATGCGGTCGCCGCCGCTGCGGGCGCGCAGGTGCATGACTGGCAGGGCCAGCCACTGCTCTACACGCCGCGTGAATCCTTCCTCAACCCCGGCTTCCGCGTCTCCCTCTACTGATCGGAGTCCAGCAACTGGTGCAGCAGGTTCATGACCTGCTGCGTCGCCGCCATACTCAGCGCCCCCTCCTGCGCAAAGCGCACCTTGCCGTGGCGATCCAGCACCACGATGGCCGAGCTCTGCTCCTGCAACTCCCACGCCTTAAGTACCACCCCCTGCCTGTCCACGATCACTTGTGACCAAGGATATTTTTTCTTGCCCTCACGGATGCTGAGGCGCACAAAAGCCTTGGTGCCGAACATCGTGTCACTGACGTTGACGATTGTCGTCGTTTGGTAACGTTCGGTCGGTAGATTAGCGGCCTTGATGGCGTCAATCAGGGGTTCATTCAGCTCTCTGGCGGCGGTTCGCCCAGCTATGTGCTGGATAACCCGCACTTTTCCAGGGAGTTGGCTACTGCTCCAGCGCTGGTAGTTGAAAACATCTTTTTCCAACAGCAGCTCGCCCAGATCACTGACGTAGACCGCCGGAACGGGTTGCTGAATTGTAAAATTGTGGGCGGAGGCGAAAAATGACGAAGCCGTTAGCACTATAGTTAGCAGACTATGCTTGAACATGCTTTCTCCTTGGTATGAGCCGCGCCTTTAAGAGCGCTCCGATAGTGGAAAGCAGGATCATAAGCTGTAATCAGAGGTCTGTCCTGTCAGGAAACGTGATTGATATCATTTTCCCAACAGATAGCTGGCACCAGACCCAGCACGACAATAAATGGATTCTGATTACGCTCATTTAAGTGTCAGATTCGGTAAAAGCCCCGGAAACGGACTGGCAAATTTAGAATTTACGACTACTTTTAAAGTCTATTACATTGCGTTCATTTGAGTAGCTGCCCCTAGTCTGGTTAATTATCTGGCAGGAACGCGATGAACTCATAGGAAGGAGAGAGTAAGAAATGAGAATTTTTCAGCGTTATAATCCACTTAAAGTGGCTAAATATGTAAAAACGCTGTTTCGCGGCCGTCTGTACATCAAAGACGTTGGCGCATTCGAATTTGATAACGGCAAAATTTTATTGCCGAAGATTCGTGATAAACGCCACTTCAGTGTGATGTCTGAAGTGAACCGCCAGGTGCTGAGCCTCCAGGCGGAGATGTAACCCCCGCTCATTGCATGAGCCAGACATGACAACGGCCCCAGATGGGGCCGTTGTTGTATGTGGCACGGGAGGTGGCGAGGGCCTTACAGGCTCTTCTCGCGCGCCAGCTCCTCTGGGGTTTTCGGCAGCAGCGGCGTGGCGGGTTTGTCGCTCAGCTTGGTGACCAGTAGCTGGTCAATCTTGTAGCTGTCGATATCCACCACCTCGAACTTATAGCCAGAGAACTTCACGAAATCGGTGCGTTTCGGGATCTTGCGCAGCATGAACATCATGAAGCCGCCGATGGTTTCGTAGTTGCCAGACTGCGGGAACTCCTCGATGTGCAGCACGCGCATCACATCCTCAATCGGCGTACCGCCCTCAATCAGCCAGGAGTTCTCATCACGCGCGACGATCTGCTCCTCAAACCCCTGGCCGACCAGATCACCCATCAGGGTGGTCATCACGTCATTCAGGGTGATGATCCCGACCACCAGCGCATACTCGTTCAGGATCACCGCAAAGTCCTCGCCGGCGGTCTTGAAGCTCTCCAGCGCCTCTGACAGCGTCAGGGTATCCGGCACGATCAGCGCTGAGCGGATCTGCACGCCGCTGCTCAGCTTCAGGCTCTGGTTACCCAGCACGCGGTTCAGCAGATCCTTGGAGTCCACATAGCCCACCACCTGATCGATGTTGCCGTCGCACACCAAAAACTTGGAGTGCGGATGGGTAGCGATCTTCTGCTTGATGCTCTCCTCGCTCTCACGCAGATCGAAGTAGATCACGCTCTCACGCGAGGTCATGGAGGAGGGCACGGTACGTGACTCCAGCTCGAACACGTTCTCAATCAGTTCGTGCTCCTGCTTGCGCAGCACCCCGGCCAGCGCGCCAGCCTCCACCACCGCATAGATGTCATCGGGGGTGATGTCGTCATTGCGCACCATCGGCAGCTTGAACAGGCGGAAAATGCAGTTGGCCAGCCCGTTGAACAGCCAGACCAGCGGCCGGAACAGGGCGAGGCAGAAACGCATCGGGTTGATGATCCGGACGGCAACCGCCTCTGGTGCAATCATACCGATGCGCTTCGGGGTGAGGTCAGCGAACAGGATGAACATGCTGGTAACCAGCACAAAGGAGCAGATGAAGCTGATTTGGGCGGCCAGCTCAGGTGTCATGAAGCGGCCAAAGAAGACTTCAAATGCCGGGGAGAAGGCGGCGTCGCCGACGATACCACCGAGGATGGCGACGGCGTTCAGGCCAATCTGCACCACGGTAAAGAACATGCCCGGCGTCTCCTGGAGTTTCAGCACGCGGGCGGCGTTGACGTTTCCTTCGTCAGCCAGCAGTTTCAGTTTAATTTTACGTGAGGCGGCCAACGAGATCTCCGACAGGGAGAAGAAGGCGCTCACGGCGATCAATAGAATTATCAGTAAGATACTGTTTAACATAGTTTATCCGCTTAGTTCCGGTTCCCGACCGGCGCGTATGAGGCAGGGGGTAACGCTGAGTGAAAAAATCCAAAATAACAGATAGAAATGCTGCAAACAGGGTACATTTGCAGCACGCTTAGTATAGCAGTAGCGCCGAGAGCGCCGCCAGCGAAGAAAAAACGGCCGCTGGCGGTCGCGTGACGGTTACTGCGCCAGCTGTGGTGGCAGGCAGACGCCGATGCCACCGATGCCGCAGTATCCTTCTGGGTTCTTGTAGAGGTACTGCTGGTGCTCATCTTCCGCATAGTAGAACGGCAGCGCTGGCGTCACCTCGGTGGTGATGTGGCGGGTGTCGTTCGCCTCCTGCATGGCGCGCTGGAAGGCGGCCAGGCTCTGCTCGGCGGCGGCCTGTTGCGCTGGCGTCAGCGGGTAGATCGCGGAGCGGTACTGGGTGCCGATGTCGCCGCCCTGACGCATACCCTGCGCCGGGTCATGGTTCTCCCAGAACACCTGCAACAGCTGCGCATAGC encodes the following:
- a CDS encoding peptidylprolyl isomerase, which gives rise to MTTPSYDSVEAQASYAIGLQVGQQLQESGLEGLQPDALAAGLRDALEGIAPAVPVDVLHRALREMHERAESVRRERQQAMAVEGQQFLEQNAEREGVSRTESGLQFSVITQGEGPIPSRQDRVRVHYTGRLINGDVFDSSVERGEPAEFPVSGVIPGWIEALTLMPVGSKWQLYIPHNLAYGERGAGASIPPYSALIFDVELLEIL
- a CDS encoding bifunctional 2',3'-cyclic-nucleotide 2'-phosphodiesterase/3'-nucleotidase is translated as MMRNPTLALCLLAACAGAQAATVDLRIMETSDLHGNMMDFDYYKDAPTEKFGLARTASLIKQARQQATNSVLVDNGDLIQGSPLGDYMAKKRWRQGEVHPVYLAMNPLGYSVGNVGNHEFNYGLDFLKRALAGAAFPYINANLLDAATGQPLLKPYLIEEKQVKDRDGNTHTLRIGYIGFVPPQIMVWDKANLAGKVQVADITETAKKWVPEMRKAGAQVVVAIPHSGLSAEPYRAMAENSVYYLSQVPGIDAIMFGHAHAVFPSSDFADIKGADVKQGTLNGTPAVMPGQWGDHLGIVDLQLNNDGGNWQVVQARAEARPIYDTAAKASLAAEDHELVGRVAEAHKATREFVSQPIGKASDSMVSFLSLVQDDPTVQIVNNAQTAYTRHFIQGDPDLANLPVLSAAAPFKAGGRKNDPAGYVEVEKGELTYRNAADLYLYPNTLVVLKVTGKEVKEWLECSAGLFNRIDPQSSQPQPLINWEGFRTYNFDVIDGVQYQIDVTQPARYDGECQMIHPNAERIRQLTWQGKPIDPAATFLVATNNYRAYGGKFAGTGDSHIAFASPDENRSVLANYITAESQAHGEVTPSADNNWRLAPITSPQPLNITFETSPSDKATAFIKQKAQYPMSRQGSDDIGFALYRLDLQAK
- the cysQ gene encoding 3'(2'),5'-bisphosphate nucleotidase CysQ; this encodes MLENICQLARDAGAAILEVYEGRQPMDVEVKTDDSPVTAADLAAHRVIKRGLEALTPEIPLLSEEDPPAWEVRRNWTRYWLVDPLDGTKEFIKRNGDFTVNIALVEDGKPVLGVVYVPVTGVMYSAADGKAWKEENGQRVQIAVRDARPPLVVVSRSHGSQELQDYLAQLGEHQTVAVGSSLKFCLVAEGKAQLYPRFGPTSIWDTAAGHAVAAAAGAQVHDWQGQPLLYTPRESFLNPGFRVSLY
- a CDS encoding YtfJ family protein; translated protein: MFKHSLLTIVLTASSFFASAHNFTIQQPVPAVYVSDLGELLLEKDVFNYQRWSSSQLPGKVRVIQHIAGRTAARELNEPLIDAIKAANLPTERYQTTTIVNVSDTMFGTKAFVRLSIREGKKKYPWSQVIVDRQGVVLKAWELQEQSSAIVVLDRHGKVRFAQEGALSMAATQQVMNLLHQLLDSDQ
- a CDS encoding DUF1107 domain-containing protein; translation: MRIFQRYNPLKVAKYVKTLFRGRLYIKDVGAFEFDNGKILLPKIRDKRHFSVMSEVNRQVLSLQAEM
- a CDS encoding hemolysin family protein translates to MLNSILLIILLIAVSAFFSLSEISLAASRKIKLKLLADEGNVNAARVLKLQETPGMFFTVVQIGLNAVAILGGIVGDAAFSPAFEVFFGRFMTPELAAQISFICSFVLVTSMFILFADLTPKRIGMIAPEAVAVRIINPMRFCLALFRPLVWLFNGLANCIFRLFKLPMVRNDDITPDDIYAVVEAGALAGVLRKQEHELIENVFELESRTVPSSMTSRESVIYFDLRESEESIKQKIATHPHSKFLVCDGNIDQVVGYVDSKDLLNRVLGNQSLKLSSGVQIRSALIVPDTLTLSEALESFKTAGEDFAVILNEYALVVGIITLNDVMTTLMGDLVGQGFEEQIVARDENSWLIEGGTPIEDVMRVLHIEEFPQSGNYETIGGFMMFMLRKIPKRTDFVKFSGYKFEVVDIDSYKIDQLLVTKLSDKPATPLLPKTPEELAREKSL
- the msrA gene encoding peptide-methionine (S)-S-oxide reductase MsrA; protein product: MQNFDKTQPVTSADALPGRNTPMPVAATHAVTGHAMTHIPDGMEEAIFAMGCFWGVERLFWQLEGVHSTAAGYSGGYTPNPTYQEVCTGQTGHAEVVRVVFDPAVISYAQLLQVFWENHDPAQGMRQGGDIGTQYRSAIYPLTPAQQAAAEQSLAAFQRAMQEANDTRHITTEVTPALPFYYAEDEHQQYLYKNPEGYCGIGGIGVCLPPQLAQ